The following are from one region of the Blastocatellia bacterium genome:
- a CDS encoding ATP-binding protein, translating to MQSRSWLRLPPLKLHTRTTIVTSAVLVAIFAIMAYFSDLAITRLSDQQERQQAQLLATRVADTVELHIKRLKRREERRKGKTRTFEESESTTIPDWDEVREAIEDTIVKDNPHLAEVRVFARANANEWVEKVTFPVEADPLPARQMQDAVQHIDNANVVVGQQGTSRIITARSAIHVPESTGLTQIGAVSVRLNFDETQSSAASLRRLIWPLMLLAIIAITLMTYFLFRHIVYKPIDSLLLAMSKAEAGNLAAEVAPQAPDEIGLLTSRFNRMLGRIRQMTEQLSLEQRALEGRVKEATAEIAERKEQLEEANRQLFEMQRQLTQLERLAAAGQLAAQFAHEVGTPLNLISGHVQLLRARATDERAIKRLDIIAGQIERITNIVRSMLASTRRPQPQFELVDINALLTRILDATQPTLFARNVELITELGEDLPAVAADADQLQQVFINLINNSLDAMPEGGQLQARALRDGASALIEVADSGEGIRDEQLDLIFEPMFTTKQGLGTGLGLTVVKQIITEHQGSVEVESEPGRRTTFRIRLPLAAAGARAAPSAGDAPLLPTVAAAAEE from the coding sequence ATGCAATCACGTTCATGGCTGAGGCTGCCACCGCTCAAGCTGCACACGCGGACGACCATCGTCACATCGGCGGTGCTGGTCGCGATCTTCGCCATCATGGCGTACTTCTCTGACCTTGCCATCACGCGGCTGAGCGACCAGCAGGAACGGCAACAGGCGCAACTGCTGGCCACCCGCGTCGCCGACACGGTCGAGCTGCACATCAAGCGTTTGAAGCGCCGCGAAGAGCGCCGCAAAGGCAAGACCCGCACCTTTGAAGAGTCTGAATCAACCACCATCCCCGATTGGGACGAAGTCCGCGAAGCCATCGAAGACACCATCGTCAAAGACAACCCGCACCTTGCCGAAGTGCGCGTCTTTGCCAGGGCGAATGCCAATGAGTGGGTCGAGAAGGTGACTTTTCCGGTCGAAGCCGATCCGTTGCCGGCCCGCCAGATGCAGGATGCCGTCCAGCACATCGATAACGCCAACGTCGTCGTTGGCCAGCAGGGCACGTCTCGCATCATCACGGCGCGGTCGGCGATCCACGTCCCCGAAAGCACCGGCCTGACGCAGATCGGCGCGGTCAGCGTGCGGCTGAATTTCGATGAGACGCAAAGCTCGGCGGCGTCGCTGCGTCGCTTGATCTGGCCGTTGATGCTGCTGGCGATTATCGCCATCACCTTAATGACTTACTTCCTTTTCCGCCACATCGTCTATAAGCCGATTGACAGCCTGTTGCTAGCGATGTCGAAAGCCGAGGCCGGCAACCTGGCCGCTGAAGTCGCGCCGCAAGCGCCAGACGAAATCGGCCTGCTCACTTCGCGCTTCAACCGCATGCTCGGGCGCATACGGCAGATGACCGAGCAACTGAGCCTTGAACAGCGCGCCTTAGAAGGCCGCGTCAAAGAGGCGACCGCCGAGATTGCCGAGCGCAAAGAGCAGCTCGAAGAGGCCAACCGGCAACTCTTCGAGATGCAGCGGCAGTTGACCCAGCTCGAACGCCTGGCCGCCGCCGGTCAACTGGCGGCGCAGTTCGCCCACGAAGTCGGCACGCCGCTCAACCTGATCTCAGGCCACGTTCAGTTATTGCGCGCCCGCGCCACCGATGAGCGCGCCATCAAGCGGCTGGACATCATCGCCGGGCAGATCGAGCGCATCACTAACATCGTCCGCTCGATGCTCGCCTCGACGCGCCGACCGCAGCCACAGTTCGAGCTGGTAGACATCAACGCCTTGCTGACGCGCATCCTCGACGCGACGCAGCCGACGCTCTTTGCGCGCAATGTCGAGTTGATCACAGAGCTGGGCGAAGATTTGCCGGCGGTCGCCGCCGACGCAGATCAGTTACAGCAGGTCTTCATCAACCTGATCAATAACAGCCTCGACGCCATGCCCGAAGGCGGTCAGTTGCAGGCGCGCGCGCTGCGCGATGGCGCGAGCGCGTTGATCGAAGTCGCAGACAGCGGCGAAGGCATTCGCGACGAGCAGCTCGATTTGATCTTCGAGCCGATGTTCACCACCAAGCAGGGGCTGGGCACGGGCCTTGGCCTCACGGTCGTCAAGCAGATCATCACCGAGCATCAGGGCAGCGTCGAGGTCGAAAGCGAGCCGGGCCGCCGCACGACATTTCGCATACGCCTGCCGCTAGCCGCTGCCGGCGCGCGAGCCGCTCCATCTGCCGGCGATGCGCCGCTTCTTCCCACCGTCGCGGCCGCCGCAGAAGAATAG